One Planctomycetota bacterium genomic region harbors:
- a CDS encoding protein kinase, which produces MSQTPQEILAELRKRELLSEEALAGVADLTDGKVILQRLVRDGHLSEFQAKAVWQGAAASLLIGGAYVIVDRLGSGGMGVVYKARHRMMNRIVAVKVLSAALSHNEAMKKRFFREVQAAARLNHPNIVTAYDAGEHAHRLFLVMEFVDGVDLSTLIDKRGPIGIDQAVNIVLQSAAALDYAHAQGVIHRDVKPANLLLRRDGVVKVLDMGLAVLIDAESQAEHSLTMSGRMMGTVEYMPPEQAENPKLADHRADIYALGCTLYRIVTGQLPYTGETAFSLALAHRDRPIPNIGDTLPGAAEALQHVFARMVAKQRDDRYPSMRHVIEALQQALPSAARTPLHLDSRTIGGSRSDPEGMTLPGAERTPPSFESTMPTMPAPASSARQRSSPSLPQLPELPGRRSKKKPWAAIVGVGMAIVIGMLVMVLISSMFKSSDATPDANATVAQITSPIKPEPAATPIVSESPASQLVADLTPAGGDPPGGETVVTAPPAPSAESPKLVKLDPPTEPTRIQPAEPAPTAPLTPTPPAAPAPPPHPELVIPDGAVVLTPASGLVDLMPFIDPRADAIDARWVITPRGLVAQAGPGGDNRRPRLVLPVRVLDDYELQAEFHQVFGHTTGLILPLAPSAAVHLVIDTAAANLRLELKDQDAVDQSIPADIKLDGPLSMFVQVSHEADKVSVNVALNDHAVLHWSGPPMGLRLEPNLMLTAPDAPGLTSMATDTSFEHVRFRVIHGTAAQLRAEPVDRTANKDGANDAPPPRPNDNGPPGEGPPNRPQRPGLGEREGRFDRPRLLERPGSRPNDR; this is translated from the coding sequence ATGTCGCAGACGCCTCAGGAAATCCTCGCTGAACTTCGCAAACGCGAGCTGCTGTCCGAAGAGGCGCTGGCGGGCGTGGCCGATTTGACGGACGGCAAGGTGATCCTGCAGCGGCTGGTGCGCGACGGGCATCTGAGCGAGTTTCAGGCCAAGGCCGTCTGGCAGGGCGCCGCCGCGTCGCTGCTTATCGGCGGGGCGTACGTCATCGTCGATCGCCTCGGGTCCGGCGGCATGGGCGTCGTCTACAAGGCGCGGCACCGCATGATGAACCGCATCGTGGCGGTCAAGGTGCTCTCGGCGGCCCTGTCGCACAACGAGGCGATGAAAAAGCGGTTCTTCCGCGAAGTGCAGGCGGCGGCCCGGCTCAATCACCCCAATATCGTCACCGCCTACGACGCCGGCGAACACGCCCACCGGCTTTTCCTCGTCATGGAATTCGTCGACGGCGTGGACCTTTCGACGCTCATCGACAAGCGCGGCCCGATCGGGATCGATCAGGCGGTCAACATCGTGCTTCAGTCCGCCGCGGCGCTCGATTACGCGCATGCGCAGGGCGTGATTCACCGGGATGTGAAGCCGGCGAATCTGCTGCTGCGGCGCGACGGCGTGGTGAAGGTGCTGGACATGGGACTGGCGGTGCTCATCGATGCCGAGTCGCAGGCGGAGCATTCGCTGACGATGTCCGGGCGCATGATGGGCACGGTCGAGTACATGCCCCCCGAGCAGGCCGAAAACCCCAAGCTCGCCGATCATCGCGCGGATATTTACGCGCTGGGCTGCACGCTCTACCGCATCGTCACCGGCCAGCTTCCCTACACCGGCGAGACTGCCTTCTCGCTCGCCCTGGCGCATCGCGATCGACCGATTCCCAACATCGGCGACACGCTCCCGGGCGCCGCAGAGGCGCTTCAGCATGTATTCGCACGCATGGTCGCCAAGCAACGCGACGATCGTTATCCGTCGATGCGCCATGTCATCGAGGCCCTGCAGCAGGCGCTGCCCTCGGCGGCGCGGACGCCGCTGCATCTGGACTCGCGCACGATCGGCGGTTCGCGCAGCGATCCGGAAGGCATGACCCTGCCCGGCGCCGAACGCACCCCGCCGTCGTTCGAATCGACCATGCCGACGATGCCCGCCCCGGCGAGCAGCGCCAGGCAGCGCTCCTCGCCTTCGCTGCCGCAGCTTCCGGAATTGCCCGGCCGCCGATCGAAGAAAAAGCCGTGGGCCGCCATCGTCGGCGTCGGCATGGCGATCGTCATCGGCATGCTCGTCATGGTGCTCATCAGCTCCATGTTCAAATCAAGCGACGCGACGCCCGATGCCAATGCGACCGTCGCACAGATCACGAGTCCGATCAAGCCCGAGCCGGCCGCGACGCCGATCGTATCCGAATCGCCCGCTTCGCAGCTCGTCGCGGATCTGACGCCCGCCGGCGGCGATCCGCCCGGCGGCGAGACGGTCGTCACCGCACCGCCCGCGCCCTCGGCCGAATCGCCGAAGCTCGTCAAACTCGATCCGCCGACGGAACCGACGCGGATTCAACCGGCCGAGCCCGCCCCGACCGCGCCGCTGACACCGACGCCTCCCGCCGCGCCCGCGCCGCCGCCGCATCCTGAACTGGTGATCCCCGACGGCGCGGTTGTGCTGACGCCGGCCAGCGGGCTCGTCGATCTGATGCCCTTCATCGACCCGCGCGCCGATGCGATCGACGCACGTTGGGTCATCACGCCGCGCGGTCTGGTCGCGCAGGCCGGTCCCGGTGGCGACAATCGACGCCCGCGCCTGGTGCTGCCCGTGCGCGTGCTTGATGACTACGAACTGCAGGCCGAATTCCATCAGGTCTTCGGCCATACGACCGGCCTGATCCTGCCGCTCGCGCCGTCCGCGGCCGTTCATCTGGTGATCGACACCGCCGCGGCGAATCTGCGGCTCGAACTGAAGGATCAAGATGCGGTCGATCAGTCCATCCCCGCCGACATCAAGCTCGACGGTCCGCTGAGCATGTTCGTTCAGGTGTCGCACGAAGCGGACAAGGTCAGCGTGAACGTCGCACTCAACGATCACGCGGTCTTGCACTGGTCCGGCCCGCCGATGGGCCTGCGCCTTGAGCCGAACCTGATGCTCACTGCGCCCGATGCGCCGGGGTTGACGTCGATGGCGACCGACACATCGTTCGAGCATGTCCGATTCCGCGTCATCCATGGCACAGCCGCGCAGCTTCGCGCCGAGCCGGTCGATCGCACGGCCAACAAGGACGGCGCCAATGACGCTCCGCCGCCGCGGCCCAATGACAATGGTCCGCCCGGCGAAGGCCCGCCTAATCGCCCCCAGCGCCCGGGGCTCGGCGAGCGAGAAGGTAGGTTCGATCGTCCTCGGCTGCTCGAGCGCCCTGGATCGCGTCCAAACGATCGCTGA
- a CDS encoding SpoIIE family protein phosphatase, whose product MTGQGFRTILRGTARGRVHSGQAVTVYTHADQLDTQALWRVLDVTRQLGAPVDLETTLHTVIEAAREVLGADRGTVFLYDKKTNELFAKVATGLKEIRFPAKVGIAGECAQTRKVLNIPDVYADARFNQEVDRKTGYRTRCLLTIPLVGIDNELVGVMQLLNKTDGVFEEDDERLGTALAAQCAVALQRAKLLEDFMVKQKLERDLALAHDIQQRVLPTSMPVLSGYDLAGWSRPADETGGDIYDVVGVDDSGALLLLCDATGHGIGPALSVTQVRSMFRMAMRLKAPLDDMFVNVNDQLCDDLAENRFVTAFAGLLDTNAHKVEYHAGGQGPIIHLHAATGDADLLEASTIPMGIMPGLIAGRPDPIRLAPGDILALISDGIFEYIGPGNEQFGEQRVLEVLRAHQDKPMHELIRLLVEAVMVFACGMKQNDDMTVVLVKRHA is encoded by the coding sequence TTGACCGGCCAAGGTTTTCGGACGATACTTAGGGGGACTGCTCGTGGTCGGGTCCATTCGGGACAAGCTGTAACTGTGTACACACACGCGGATCAACTCGATACTCAGGCCCTTTGGCGCGTTCTGGATGTGACGCGCCAACTGGGAGCGCCTGTCGATCTGGAGACCACGCTGCACACGGTCATCGAAGCCGCGCGCGAAGTCCTCGGCGCCGATCGCGGCACCGTGTTCCTCTACGACAAGAAGACCAACGAACTGTTCGCCAAGGTCGCCACGGGCCTCAAGGAAATCCGCTTCCCCGCCAAGGTCGGCATCGCCGGCGAATGTGCCCAGACCCGCAAGGTCCTGAATATCCCCGATGTCTACGCCGACGCCCGGTTCAATCAGGAAGTCGACCGCAAGACCGGCTACCGCACGCGCTGTCTGCTGACGATCCCGCTTGTCGGCATCGACAATGAGCTGGTCGGCGTGATGCAGCTTCTGAACAAAACCGACGGCGTGTTTGAGGAAGACGACGAACGACTGGGCACGGCGCTGGCGGCCCAGTGCGCCGTGGCGCTGCAGCGCGCCAAGCTGCTCGAAGATTTCATGGTCAAACAGAAACTGGAGCGCGATCTGGCGCTGGCCCATGACATTCAGCAGCGCGTGCTGCCCACGAGCATGCCTGTGCTGAGCGGTTACGATCTGGCCGGCTGGTCGCGCCCCGCCGACGAAACGGGGGGCGACATCTACGACGTCGTCGGCGTCGACGATTCGGGGGCGCTGCTCCTGCTTTGCGACGCGACGGGGCACGGCATCGGGCCGGCCCTGTCGGTGACGCAGGTGCGGTCGATGTTCCGCATGGCGATGCGCCTCAAAGCCCCGCTCGACGACATGTTCGTCAACGTCAACGATCAGCTCTGCGATGACCTGGCCGAGAACCGGTTCGTCACGGCGTTCGCGGGACTGCTCGACACGAACGCGCACAAGGTCGAATATCACGCCGGCGGTCAGGGCCCGATCATTCACCTGCACGCCGCCACGGGCGACGCCGATCTGCTCGAAGCGTCGACCATCCCGATGGGCATCATGCCCGGACTGATCGCCGGTCGCCCCGATCCGATCCGCCTCGCGCCCGGCGACATCCTCGCGCTGATCTCCGACGGTATTTTCGAGTACATCGGGCCCGGCAACGAACAGTTCGGCGAGCAGCGCGTGCTTGAAGTGCTTCGGGCCCATCAGGACAAGCCGATGCACGAACTGATCCGCCTGCTTGTCGAGGCGGTGATGGTGTTCGCGTGCGGGATGAAACAGAATGACGACATGACCGTCGTGCTGGTCAAGCGTCATGCGTAA
- the mutY gene encoding A/G-specific adenine glycosylase, whose protein sequence is MHQDEASRQLKSALLKWYAKAHRAMPWRARPGAFPDAYHTLVSEAMLQQTQVATVIGYFERFVARWPTVAALAAADEQEVLHAWQGLGYYRRARHLHRAAKMIASDFDGRVPQTVDELLKLPGVGRYTAGAIASIAYGQPAALVDGNVLRVLGRIDAIDGDDAEAMTWRRAEALMQVRLRGACTAGDWNQALMELGALICTPVNPRCDACPVRSMCKALATDRVAELPAVRKRANVRAVTHRVVAIERNGQWLVRQRGDAGLWAGMWELPTLEGEGELKEWVHAATGLRIGAVRKNGGFAHLTTHRRIAFEVWLARPSGGRLRRGAGVWRRIEAMSDLAMSNPQRRALALLRQKAASLAEHA, encoded by the coding sequence ATGCATCAGGATGAGGCCTCGCGCCAACTCAAGTCCGCCCTGCTCAAGTGGTACGCCAAGGCGCACCGCGCGATGCCCTGGCGTGCGCGGCCGGGCGCATTTCCCGATGCGTATCACACGCTCGTGAGCGAAGCGATGCTCCAGCAGACGCAGGTCGCCACGGTGATCGGGTATTTCGAGCGGTTTGTCGCGCGGTGGCCGACAGTCGCGGCGCTGGCGGCGGCGGATGAGCAGGAGGTGCTGCACGCATGGCAGGGCCTCGGGTACTACCGGCGGGCGCGCCATCTGCATCGTGCGGCGAAAATGATCGCAAGCGATTTCGACGGGCGCGTGCCTCAGACGGTCGACGAGCTTCTCAAACTTCCGGGGGTCGGACGATACACAGCGGGCGCGATCGCGTCGATCGCCTACGGGCAACCGGCGGCGCTCGTCGACGGCAATGTGCTGCGCGTGCTGGGTCGGATCGACGCCATCGACGGCGACGATGCGGAGGCGATGACCTGGCGGCGGGCCGAAGCACTGATGCAAGTGCGCCTGCGTGGTGCATGCACGGCGGGGGACTGGAATCAGGCGCTGATGGAACTTGGCGCGCTGATTTGCACGCCGGTCAATCCCCGGTGTGATGCGTGCCCGGTGCGGTCGATGTGCAAGGCGCTGGCGACGGATCGCGTAGCGGAACTGCCTGCGGTGCGCAAGCGTGCGAACGTGCGGGCGGTGACGCATCGAGTCGTGGCGATCGAGCGGAACGGACAATGGCTCGTGCGGCAGCGGGGTGATGCGGGGCTGTGGGCGGGGATGTGGGAGTTGCCGACGCTCGAAGGCGAGGGCGAACTGAAGGAATGGGTCCATGCCGCGACGGGCCTTCGCATCGGCGCGGTTCGCAAAAACGGTGGCTTTGCGCATCTGACGACCCATCGCCGCATTGCCTTCGAAGTCTGGCTTGCCCGGCCGAGCGGCGGACGGCTTCGTCGGGGGGCGGGCGTCTGGCGGCGGATCGAGGCGATGTCGGACCTGGCCATGTCCAACCCGCAGCGACGAGCACTGGCCCTGCTGCGCCAAAAGGCCGCATCACTGGCGGAACATGCGTAA
- a CDS encoding DUF1080 domain-containing protein codes for MFQRAAALLVAFSLCSPLFAADESLPSIFNGKDLSGWKAPNPNPWWSVTADGTLLGQQDEKAKGSVLETEQEYRNCIVELEVRWPEGSDLDSGVFIRAKQKWQCQIGVSRSLKRDMTCSIYVPKGGYVAKAHDVEKLLKPGDWNKIRIEARDDHYTIMLNGQTVLDTDLPGYNTPGPIGLQIHPGVKNMKVEFRNIHAVELK; via the coding sequence ATGTTCCAACGCGCCGCCGCCCTGCTCGTCGCCTTCTCGCTTTGCTCTCCGCTCTTCGCCGCCGACGAATCCTTACCTTCTATCTTCAACGGCAAAGATCTCTCCGGCTGGAAAGCCCCGAATCCCAATCCCTGGTGGTCCGTCACCGCCGACGGCACGCTCCTCGGCCAGCAGGACGAAAAGGCCAAGGGCTCCGTCCTCGAAACCGAACAGGAATACCGCAACTGCATCGTCGAACTCGAAGTCCGCTGGCCCGAGGGCTCCGACCTCGACTCCGGCGTCTTCATCCGTGCCAAACAGAAATGGCAGTGCCAGATCGGCGTCTCCCGCTCCCTCAAGCGCGACATGACCTGCTCCATCTATGTCCCCAAAGGCGGCTACGTCGCCAAGGCCCACGACGTCGAAAAGCTTCTCAAGCCCGGCGACTGGAACAAAATCCGCATTGAAGCCCGCGATGACCACTACACCATCATGCTCAACGGCCAAACCGTCCTCGACACCGACCTCCCCGGCTACAACACCCCCGGCCCCATCGGCCTCCAAATCCACCCCGGCGTCAAGAACATGAAAGTCGAATTCCGAAACATCCACGCGGTGGAATTGAAATAG
- the guaA gene encoding glutamine-hydrolyzing GMP synthase, with protein MIQLPHDEVIPVLDFGSQYAQLIARRVREAGAFSVLVAPDTSYETLASLKPKGIILSGGPSSVYEDGAPRCDERLFDLGVPVLGICYGMQIGCQLLGARVDPAKAREYGRAQIEITDAADLFRSVPAHTSVWMSHGDQLSQLGNDFIALATTDTCPYAAVRHRNRPFYGVQFHPEVTHTPHGVEILHNFLYNICHCKNTWRMSDFMEAQITQIRARVGSDRVICGLSGGVDSSVVAALLAKAIGKQLTCIFVDNGLLRKNERQLVETTFRDHFDVDLRVIDAEKEFLTDLAGITDPQEKRRRIGHRFIDVFKSASSDIADAKYLAQGTLYPDVIESGQSLAGTAANIKLHHNVGGLPAELGFELIEPLRDLFKDEVRRLGEVAGLPESMVWRHPFPGPGLAVRVMGDITKPKLDLLRDCDEILLEEIVANNLYRSTSQVFAVLTNTQSVGVMGDGRTYDSVVAIRAVETQDFMTADWARLPYDVLATISNRIINEVRGVNRVVYDISSKPPATIEWE; from the coding sequence ATGATCCAACTGCCTCACGATGAAGTCATCCCCGTCCTCGATTTCGGCTCGCAGTACGCGCAGCTCATCGCCCGCCGCGTCCGCGAAGCCGGGGCGTTCAGCGTGCTCGTCGCGCCCGATACCTCCTACGAAACCCTCGCCTCGCTCAAACCCAAAGGGATCATCCTCTCCGGCGGGCCGTCCAGCGTCTACGAAGACGGCGCCCCGCGCTGCGATGAACGCCTCTTCGACCTCGGCGTCCCCGTGCTGGGCATCTGCTACGGCATGCAGATCGGATGCCAGCTTCTGGGCGCCCGCGTCGATCCCGCCAAAGCGCGCGAGTACGGCCGGGCGCAAATCGAAATCACCGACGCCGCTGATTTGTTCCGATCCGTGCCGGCGCACACATCGGTATGGATGAGCCACGGCGATCAGCTCTCGCAGCTCGGCAACGACTTCATCGCCCTGGCCACGACGGACACCTGTCCCTACGCCGCTGTGCGCCATCGCAATCGCCCGTTCTACGGCGTGCAGTTCCACCCCGAAGTGACGCACACCCCGCACGGCGTCGAAATCCTCCATAACTTCCTCTACAACATCTGCCATTGCAAAAACACGTGGCGCATGAGCGACTTCATGGAAGCGCAGATCACGCAGATCCGCGCCCGCGTCGGCTCCGATCGTGTCATCTGCGGACTCTCCGGCGGCGTCGACTCGTCCGTCGTGGCGGCGCTGCTCGCCAAAGCCATCGGCAAACAGCTCACCTGCATCTTCGTCGACAACGGCCTCCTCCGTAAGAACGAACGCCAACTCGTCGAAACCACTTTCCGCGATCACTTCGACGTCGATCTCCGCGTCATCGATGCCGAAAAGGAATTCCTCACCGACCTCGCCGGCATCACCGATCCGCAGGAAAAACGCCGCCGCATCGGGCACCGTTTCATCGACGTGTTCAAGTCGGCGTCCTCCGACATCGCTGATGCGAAATATCTCGCTCAAGGGACGCTCTATCCCGACGTCATTGAATCCGGCCAGTCCCTTGCCGGCACCGCGGCGAACATCAAACTGCATCACAACGTCGGCGGCCTCCCCGCTGAACTGGGCTTCGAACTCATCGAACCTCTCCGCGATCTGTTCAAGGATGAAGTGCGCCGCCTCGGCGAAGTCGCCGGCCTGCCCGAGTCGATGGTCTGGCGTCATCCTTTCCCCGGCCCCGGCCTCGCCGTCCGAGTCATGGGCGACATCACCAAGCCCAAGCTCGATCTTCTGCGCGACTGCGACGAAATCCTGCTCGAAGAGATCGTGGCGAACAATCTGTATCGCTCGACCAGTCAGGTCTTCGCCGTACTGACCAACACCCAATCCGTCGGCGTCATGGGCGACGGCCGCACGTATGACAGCGTCGTCGCCATCCGGGCCGTTGAAACCCAGGACTTCATGACCGCCGACTGGGCCCGCCTGCCCTACGACGTGCTGGCCACCATCTCCAACCGCATCATCAACGAAGTCCGTGGCGTCAACCGCGTCGTCTATGACATCTCAAGCAAGCCCCCCGCGACGATCGAATGGGAGTAA
- a CDS encoding sulfatase-like hydrolase/transferase has translation MQKQPTRRRFTVFIIFLFALAAPAFAADRPNIIIILADDMGYSDIGCYGGEIDTPNLDKLAAEGVRFTQFYNTCRCCPTRAALLTGLYSHEAGVGHMVDDQHLPGYRGVLNDQCRTIAESLRDSGYTTLMCGKWHVGSQRGHWPTDRGFDRYFGTPTGGGVYFKDTLNIRDTVFFVDGDQKIELPDDFYVTDSLTDHAMRFIDDAAKGDKPFFLYLAHIAPHWPLQAKPADIAKYEGKYDMGWDAVRAARYKRQVEMGIVKRDWELSKRDDQSKAWDSLSEEHRKDLSHRMSVYAAQVDCLDQNVGKLMAKLEALRLMDSTLVMFLSDNGCSAEGGPGGFSRGFKGVPIGEGTSYASVGLEWANASNTPFRKYKTRTEEGGISTPLIVHWPAKIAAGQRGSLNDSPGHVIDLMPTCLAAAGAKYAPEADLGKYTPLEGRSLMPALSGGSVERDEICWEHEGNRAIRMGDWKAVSPKGAAWQLYNLAVDRTETRNLSSEDPKRTAELAKAWEAWAIRVHAEPSPWDKKGKGKGPADSAGPSE, from the coding sequence ATGCAAAAGCAACCCACCCGCCGCCGTTTCACCGTATTCATCATCTTTCTCTTCGCTCTCGCCGCCCCCGCCTTCGCGGCGGATCGCCCCAACATCATCATCATTCTCGCCGACGACATGGGCTACTCCGACATCGGGTGCTACGGGGGCGAGATCGACACGCCGAATCTCGACAAGCTCGCGGCGGAGGGGGTGCGCTTCACGCAGTTCTACAACACCTGCCGTTGCTGTCCGACGCGAGCCGCCCTGCTCACGGGGCTTTACTCGCACGAAGCGGGCGTCGGACACATGGTCGACGACCAACATCTGCCCGGCTACCGCGGCGTGCTCAACGATCAATGCCGCACCATCGCCGAATCGCTGCGCGACAGCGGATACACGACGCTCATGTGCGGCAAGTGGCACGTCGGTTCGCAGCGCGGGCACTGGCCCACTGATCGCGGGTTCGACCGTTACTTCGGCACGCCCACCGGCGGCGGCGTCTACTTCAAAGACACGCTCAATATCCGCGATACGGTGTTCTTCGTCGACGGCGATCAGAAGATCGAACTGCCGGATGATTTTTACGTGACGGATTCGCTGACGGATCACGCGATGCGGTTCATTGACGACGCCGCGAAGGGCGACAAACCGTTCTTTTTGTATCTGGCTCACATCGCACCGCACTGGCCGCTTCAGGCCAAGCCGGCGGACATCGCCAAGTATGAAGGCAAGTACGACATGGGCTGGGATGCCGTGCGCGCAGCGCGCTACAAGCGGCAGGTCGAGATGGGCATCGTCAAACGGGATTGGGAACTGAGCAAGCGCGATGATCAATCCAAGGCATGGGACAGTCTCAGCGAAGAACATCGCAAAGACCTGTCGCATCGCATGTCCGTCTACGCGGCTCAGGTCGATTGTCTGGATCAGAACGTCGGGAAGCTGATGGCGAAGCTCGAAGCGCTTCGCCTCATGGATAGCACGCTGGTCATGTTTCTGTCGGACAATGGGTGCAGCGCCGAGGGCGGACCGGGCGGGTTCAGCCGGGGGTTCAAGGGCGTGCCGATCGGCGAGGGGACTTCGTATGCGAGCGTCGGGCTGGAGTGGGCCAATGCGAGCAACACGCCGTTCCGCAAGTACAAGACGCGGACGGAGGAAGGCGGGATATCGACGCCGCTGATCGTGCACTGGCCGGCGAAGATCGCGGCGGGCCAGCGCGGGTCGCTCAATGATTCGCCGGGGCACGTCATCGACCTGATGCCGACATGTCTGGCGGCGGCGGGCGCGAAGTATGCGCCGGAAGCGGACCTCGGCAAGTACACGCCGCTGGAGGGTCGGTCGCTGATGCCGGCCCTGTCGGGCGGGTCGGTCGAGCGTGACGAAATTTGCTGGGAGCATGAGGGGAATCGGGCGATCCGCATGGGGGATTGGAAGGCCGTGTCGCCGAAGGGGGCGGCGTGGCAGCTTTACAATCTCGCGGTCGATCGGACGGAGACGCGCAATCTGAGCAGCGAAGATCCGAAGCGCACGGCTGAGCTGGCCAAGGCGTGGGAGGCATGGGCGATTCGGGTGCATGCCGAGCCGTCGCCCTGGGACAAGAAGGGTAAAGGAAAAGGCCCAGCCGATTCGGCCGGACCTTCGGAGTGA
- a CDS encoding twin-arginine translocation signal domain-containing protein: protein MSYRSTRRSFLKHVAVAGAALPWAMPRLVRAASPNTMLNHIAFGANGMAKSDISSLSRHPSFKLIAACDVDSTRLDYVKGAFKDVQFFSDWREVFDKLGDKFDSCNVTVPDHSHAPIAMTAIHHGKHVYCQKPLCHEIYEVRKVTEAAAKAGVVTQMGIQIHSSIYYRMAVAIVQSGGIGKVKEIHSWSGKKWGDNGARPNRSDPVPDTLNWDVWLGVGPQTDFIGGGYFHPGQWRKRLDFGTGTFGDMGCHIYDPIYNAAALTAPVSLTSLGPKPSEYNWGINAHIKYVFPGTQYTESKTVNVTWYDGDMRPPKEVTDLVTGRGIPGQGSIIVGTEGTMLLPHIERPFLYPVDKYKDYAYPKLEGQDHWLQFVDACTGTGKTSAGFDYAGPLTESVLLGGVATRFPNETIEWDAPSLSFKNKPEATALIRRTYRKGWNIPGLSD from the coding sequence ATGTCCTATCGCTCGACGCGTCGATCGTTTCTCAAACACGTGGCGGTCGCCGGTGCGGCGCTGCCGTGGGCGATGCCCCGGCTGGTCCGCGCCGCTTCGCCCAACACCATGCTCAACCACATCGCCTTCGGCGCCAACGGCATGGCCAAGAGCGACATCTCCAGTCTCTCCCGGCACCCGAGCTTCAAGCTCATCGCCGCGTGCGATGTCGACTCGACGCGCCTCGATTACGTCAAGGGCGCTTTCAAGGACGTGCAGTTTTTCAGTGACTGGCGCGAAGTCTTCGACAAACTCGGCGACAAGTTCGATTCGTGCAACGTCACCGTGCCGGATCATTCGCATGCACCGATCGCCATGACGGCGATTCATCACGGCAAACACGTCTATTGCCAGAAGCCGCTCTGCCATGAGATTTACGAAGTCCGTAAGGTCACCGAGGCCGCCGCGAAGGCGGGCGTCGTCACGCAGATGGGCATCCAGATTCATTCGTCGATCTATTACCGCATGGCGGTCGCCATCGTCCAATCCGGCGGCATCGGCAAGGTCAAGGAAATCCACAGTTGGTCCGGCAAGAAGTGGGGCGACAACGGCGCCAGACCCAACCGTTCCGACCCCGTCCCCGATACGCTCAACTGGGATGTCTGGCTCGGCGTGGGCCCGCAAACCGATTTCATCGGCGGCGGATACTTCCACCCCGGTCAATGGCGCAAACGACTCGACTTCGGCACCGGAACCTTCGGCGACATGGGCTGCCACATCTACGACCCGATCTACAACGCCGCCGCGTTGACCGCCCCCGTCTCGCTCACCTCGCTTGGACCCAAGCCCAGCGAATACAACTGGGGCATCAACGCACACATCAAGTACGTCTTCCCCGGCACGCAATACACCGAAAGCAAAACCGTCAACGTGACCTGGTACGACGGCGACATGCGCCCGCCCAAGGAAGTCACCGACCTCGTCACCGGCCGCGGCATTCCCGGGCAGGGCTCCATCATCGTCGGCACCGAAGGCACGATGCTCCTGCCGCACATCGAGCGCCCTTTCCTCTACCCCGTCGACAAGTACAAGGACTACGCCTATCCGAAGCTCGAAGGACAGGACCACTGGCTCCAGTTCGTCGATGCATGCACCGGCACGGGTAAGACGAGCGCGGGCTTCGACTACGCCGGTCCGCTCACCGAGTCGGTGCTGCTCGGCGGCGTGGCGACGCGCTTCCCCAATGAAACGATCGAATGGGATGCCCCAAGCTTGAGCTTCAAGAACAAACCCGAAGCCACCGCGCTCATCCGCCGCACCTATCGCAAAGGTTGGAACATCCCCGGCCTGAGCGACTGA